The Streptomyces sp. NBC_01268 genome window below encodes:
- a CDS encoding heavy metal translocating P-type ATPase: MTSTTTELTIGGMTCASCAARVEKKLNRMDGVTATVNYATEKARVEHPAEVTVDELIATVVRTGYTAEEPLPPEPEPDAGRDAPATDEDPALAALRERLTVSAVLSLPVVLLAMVPALQFDDWQWLSLTLAAPVVVWGGLPFHRAAWTNLRHGAATMDTLVSVGTLAAFGWSLWALFLGDAGMPGMRHGFDLTVTRDHASSTIYLEVAAGVVTFILLGRYLEARAKRKAGAALHALMRLGAKDVGVLRGGTEARIPVGALRTGDRFVVRPGERIATDGTVAEGASAVDASMLTGESLPVDVSAGDPVTGGCVNVSGRLVVEATRVGADTRLARMAKLVEDAQNGKAEVQRLADRISAVFVPVVLLIALGTLVGWLLVTGDTTAAFTAAVAVLIIACPCALGLATPTALMVGTGRGAQLGILIKGPEVLESTRRVDTVVLDKTGTVTTGVMRLTEVYAYEGVDEAGLLRIAGALEHSSEHPVARAVAAGAAEKVGELPVPKSFENVPGLGVRGSVDGHLVLVGRAALLAAEEIEVPEGAGGPGVVHVAWDGRARGTLTVADTVKETSAEAVARLRGLGLRPVLLTGDGREAAHRVAAEVGIDEVIAEVLPQDKVDVVRGLQEQGRTVAMVGDGVNDAAALATADLGLAMGTGTDAAIEASDLTLVRGDLRVAADAIRLSRRTLATIKGNLGWAFGYNVAALPLAAAGLLNPMIAGLAMAFSSVFVVTNSLRLRRFT; encoded by the coding sequence ATGACCTCCACGACCACCGAGCTGACGATCGGCGGGATGACCTGCGCCTCCTGCGCGGCCCGGGTCGAGAAGAAGCTCAACCGGATGGACGGCGTGACCGCCACGGTCAACTACGCCACGGAGAAGGCGCGCGTCGAGCATCCCGCCGAGGTCACGGTCGACGAGCTGATCGCCACCGTCGTCAGGACCGGCTACACCGCCGAGGAACCGCTGCCGCCGGAACCCGAGCCCGACGCCGGGCGGGACGCCCCCGCCACGGACGAGGACCCCGCGCTCGCGGCGCTGCGCGAGCGGCTGACCGTCTCCGCGGTGCTGTCCCTGCCGGTCGTCCTGCTCGCGATGGTCCCGGCCCTCCAGTTCGACGACTGGCAGTGGCTCTCGCTCACCCTCGCCGCCCCCGTGGTCGTCTGGGGCGGGCTGCCCTTCCACCGCGCCGCCTGGACCAATCTCCGGCACGGCGCCGCCACCATGGACACCCTCGTCTCGGTCGGCACCCTCGCCGCCTTCGGCTGGTCTCTGTGGGCGCTCTTCCTGGGCGACGCCGGCATGCCCGGCATGCGGCACGGCTTCGACCTCACCGTCACCCGCGACCACGCCTCCTCCACGATCTACCTGGAGGTCGCCGCCGGGGTCGTCACCTTCATCCTCCTCGGCCGCTACCTGGAGGCCCGCGCCAAGCGGAAGGCGGGCGCCGCCCTGCACGCCCTGATGCGCCTCGGCGCCAAGGACGTCGGGGTCCTGCGCGGCGGGACGGAGGCCCGGATCCCGGTCGGCGCGCTGCGGACCGGCGACCGCTTCGTCGTACGCCCCGGGGAGAGGATCGCCACCGACGGCACCGTCGCCGAGGGCGCCTCGGCCGTCGACGCCTCGATGCTCACCGGCGAGTCCCTGCCCGTCGACGTCTCCGCCGGCGACCCCGTCACCGGTGGCTGCGTCAACGTCTCGGGCCGCCTCGTCGTCGAGGCCACCCGGGTCGGCGCCGACACCCGGCTCGCCCGGATGGCCAAGCTGGTCGAGGACGCCCAGAACGGCAAGGCGGAGGTACAGCGGCTCGCCGACCGGATCTCCGCCGTCTTCGTGCCCGTGGTGCTCCTGATCGCCCTGGGCACCCTGGTCGGCTGGCTGCTCGTCACCGGCGACACGACGGCCGCGTTCACCGCCGCCGTCGCCGTCCTGATCATCGCCTGCCCCTGCGCCCTCGGCCTCGCGACCCCGACCGCCCTCATGGTCGGCACCGGCCGCGGCGCCCAGCTCGGCATCCTCATCAAGGGTCCCGAGGTCCTGGAGTCCACCCGGCGGGTCGACACCGTCGTCCTCGACAAGACCGGCACGGTCACCACCGGCGTGATGCGCCTGACCGAGGTGTACGCGTACGAGGGCGTCGACGAGGCCGGGCTGCTGCGGATCGCGGGTGCCCTGGAGCACTCCTCCGAGCATCCGGTCGCCCGCGCCGTGGCGGCGGGCGCCGCCGAGAAGGTGGGCGAGCTCCCCGTACCGAAGTCCTTCGAGAACGTGCCGGGGCTCGGCGTGCGCGGCTCGGTCGACGGGCACCTGGTGCTCGTCGGGCGCGCCGCGCTGCTGGCGGCCGAGGAGATCGAGGTGCCGGAGGGGGCGGGCGGCCCGGGGGTCGTGCACGTCGCCTGGGACGGGCGGGCCCGCGGGACGCTGACGGTCGCCGACACGGTCAAGGAGACCAGCGCGGAGGCGGTCGCCCGGCTGCGCGGGCTCGGGCTCCGGCCGGTGCTGCTGACCGGGGACGGCCGGGAGGCGGCCCACCGGGTGGCGGCGGAGGTCGGCATCGACGAGGTGATCGCGGAGGTGCTGCCGCAGGACAAGGTCGACGTGGTGCGCGGGCTCCAGGAGCAGGGGCGCACGGTGGCGATGGTCGGCGACGGCGTGAACGACGCCGCGGCCCTGGCGACGGCCGATCTGGGCCTGGCGATGGGCACCGGCACGGACGCGGCGATCGAGGCGAGCGACCTCACCCTGGTGCGCGGGGACCTGCGGGTCGCGGCGGACGCCATCCGGCTCTCCCGGCGCACGCTGGCGACGATCAAGGGAAACCTGGGCTGGGCCTTCGGCTACAACGTCGCCGCGCTGCCGCTCGCGGCGGCGGGGCTGCTCAACCCGATGATCGCCGGCCTGGCCATGGCGTTTTCATCCGTTTTCGTCGTGACCAACAGCCTGCGGCTCCGTCGCTTCACGTGA
- a CDS encoding citrate synthase — translation MSDNSVVLRYADGEYTYPVVESTVGDKGFDIGKLRAQTGLVTLDSGYGNTAAYKSAITYLDGEQGILRYRGYPIEQLAEQSTFLEVASLLINGELPKADELEAFQNEITQHTLLHEDVKRFFQGFPRDAHPMAMLSSVVSALSTFYQDSHNPFDEQQRHLSTIRLLAKLPTIAAYAYKKSIGHPFVYPRNDLGYVENFLRMTFSVPAQEYELDPVVVAALDKLLILHADHEQNCSTSTVRLVGSSQANMFASISAGISALWGPLHGGANQSVLEMLEGIKANGGDVDSFIRKVKNKEDGVRLMGFGHRVYKSFDPRAKIIKAAAHDVLSALGKSDELLDIALKLEEHALSDDYFVSRNLYPNVDFYTGLIYRAMGFPTEMFTVLFALGRLPGWIAQWHEMIKEPGSRIGRPRQIYTGVVERDFVPVESR, via the coding sequence GTGAGCGACAACTCTGTAGTACTGCGGTACGCGGACGGTGAATACACCTACCCGGTGGTCGAGAGCACCGTCGGCGACAAGGGCTTCGACATCGGGAAGCTCCGAGCCCAGACCGGTCTGGTCACCCTGGACAGCGGATACGGCAACACCGCCGCCTATAAATCCGCCATCACCTATCTCGATGGTGAGCAGGGCATTCTGCGGTACCGCGGCTACCCCATCGAGCAGCTGGCCGAGCAGTCCACCTTCCTTGAGGTGGCCTCCCTGCTGATCAACGGCGAGCTTCCGAAGGCCGACGAGCTCGAGGCCTTCCAGAACGAGATCACCCAGCACACGCTGCTGCACGAGGACGTCAAGCGCTTCTTCCAGGGCTTCCCGCGCGACGCCCATCCGATGGCGATGCTGTCCTCCGTGGTCTCGGCGCTGTCCACCTTCTACCAGGACAGCCACAACCCGTTCGACGAGCAGCAGCGTCACCTCTCCACGATCCGGCTCCTCGCCAAGCTGCCGACGATCGCCGCTTACGCGTACAAGAAGTCGATCGGTCACCCGTTCGTCTACCCGCGTAACGACCTCGGCTACGTGGAGAACTTCCTGCGCATGACCTTCTCGGTCCCGGCGCAGGAGTACGAGCTCGACCCGGTCGTGGTCGCGGCGCTCGACAAGCTGTTGATCCTCCACGCGGACCACGAGCAGAACTGTTCGACCTCCACCGTCCGCCTGGTCGGCTCCTCGCAGGCGAACATGTTCGCCTCGATCTCCGCCGGCATCTCGGCCCTGTGGGGCCCGCTGCACGGTGGCGCCAACCAGTCGGTCCTGGAGATGCTCGAGGGCATCAAGGCCAACGGCGGCGACGTCGACTCCTTCATCCGCAAGGTGAAGAACAAGGAGGACGGCGTCCGCCTGATGGGCTTCGGCCACCGGGTGTACAAGTCCTTCGACCCGCGCGCGAAGATCATCAAGGCTGCGGCGCACGACGTCCTCTCGGCCCTCGGCAAGTCCGACGAGCTGCTGGACATCGCGCTCAAGCTGGAGGAGCACGCGCTCTCCGACGACTACTTCGTCTCGCGGAACCTGTACCCGAACGTGGACTTCTACACGGGTCTGATCTACCGCGCGATGGGCTTCCCGACGGAGATGTTCACCGTCCTGTTCGCCCTCGGCCGCCTCCCGGGCTGGATCGCCCAGTGGCACGAGATGATCAAGGAGCCGGGCTCCCGCATCGGCCGCCCGCGTCAGATCTACACCGGCGTCGTCGAGCGCGACTTCGTCCCGGTCGAGTCCCGCTGA
- the recD2 gene encoding SF1B family DNA helicase RecD2, translated as MSHLAVLEGVLERITYANEESGYTVARVDTGRGSGDLLTVVGALLGAQPGESLRMEGRWGSHPQYGRQFTVENYTTVLPATIQGIRRYLGSGLVKGIGPVFADRITTHFGLDTLQVLEEAPKRLIEVPGLGPKRTKNIAAAWEEQKAIKEVMVFLQGVGVSTSIAVRIYKKYGDSSISVVRNQPYRLAADVWGIGFLTADRIAQAVGIPHDSPDRVRAGLQYALSQSTDQGHCFLPEERLIADAVKLLQVDTGLVIECLGELAEDPEGVVRETVPGPEGLPVTAVFLVPFHRAELSLAGQLRRLLGAAEDRLPAFRDVAWDKALAWLADRTGASLAPEQEEAVRLALTRKVAVLTGGPGCGKSFTVRSIVELARAKRAKVVLAAPTGRAAKRLAELTGAEASTVHRLLELKPGGDAAYDRDRPLDADLVVVDEASMLDLLLANKLVKAVAPGAHLLLVGDVDQLPSVGAGEVLGDLLAPGSPVPAVRLTRIFRQAQQSGVVTNAHRINEGLPPVTTGLPDFFLFAEEETEDAARVAVEVASRRIPAKFGLDPRRDVQVLAPMHRGPAGAGALNGLLQQAITPARPDLAEKRFGGRVFRVGDKVTQVRNNYEKGANGVFNGTVGVVASLDPVEQRLVVRTDEDEEVPYDFDELDELAHAYAVTIHRSQGSEYPAVVIPVTMSAWTMLQRNLLYTAVTRARKLVVLVGSRRAITQAVRTVSAGRRFTALAHRLTGGSLV; from the coding sequence ATGTCCCATCTGGCAGTCCTCGAAGGGGTCCTGGAGCGGATCACCTACGCGAACGAGGAGAGCGGCTACACCGTCGCGCGGGTCGACACCGGCCGCGGCTCCGGCGACCTGCTCACGGTCGTCGGGGCGCTGCTCGGCGCCCAGCCGGGGGAGTCGCTGCGGATGGAGGGCCGCTGGGGCTCCCACCCGCAGTACGGGCGCCAGTTCACCGTGGAGAACTACACGACCGTCCTGCCGGCCACCATCCAGGGCATCCGGCGCTATCTCGGCTCCGGCCTCGTCAAGGGCATCGGGCCGGTCTTCGCCGACCGCATCACGACCCACTTCGGCCTGGACACCCTGCAGGTCCTGGAGGAGGCGCCCAAGCGCCTGATCGAGGTCCCCGGCCTGGGCCCGAAGCGCACGAAGAACATCGCGGCGGCGTGGGAGGAGCAGAAGGCCATCAAGGAGGTGATGGTCTTCCTCCAGGGCGTCGGCGTCTCGACCTCCATCGCCGTGCGGATCTACAAGAAGTACGGCGACTCCTCGATCTCCGTCGTGCGGAACCAGCCCTACCGGCTCGCCGCCGACGTCTGGGGCATCGGCTTCCTCACCGCCGACCGGATCGCGCAGGCCGTCGGCATCCCGCACGACAGCCCCGACCGGGTCCGCGCCGGCCTGCAGTACGCGCTGTCGCAGTCCACCGACCAGGGCCACTGCTTTCTCCCGGAGGAGCGGCTCATCGCGGACGCGGTGAAGCTGCTCCAGGTCGACACGGGCCTGGTCATCGAGTGCCTGGGCGAGCTCGCCGAGGACCCGGAGGGCGTCGTCCGCGAGACGGTGCCGGGGCCCGAGGGGCTGCCGGTGACCGCCGTGTTCCTGGTCCCGTTCCACCGCGCGGAGCTCTCCCTGGCCGGGCAGCTCCGGCGGCTGCTCGGGGCGGCGGAGGACCGGCTGCCGGCCTTCCGGGACGTGGCCTGGGACAAGGCGCTGGCCTGGCTAGCGGACCGGACGGGGGCGTCGCTGGCGCCCGAGCAGGAGGAGGCCGTGCGGCTCGCCCTGACCCGCAAGGTCGCCGTGCTGACCGGCGGCCCCGGCTGCGGCAAGTCCTTCACGGTCCGCTCGATCGTGGAGCTGGCCCGCGCCAAGCGGGCCAAGGTGGTGCTCGCCGCCCCCACCGGGCGGGCCGCCAAGCGGCTCGCCGAGCTGACCGGGGCCGAGGCGTCCACGGTCCACCGGCTCCTGGAGCTGAAGCCGGGCGGCGACGCGGCCTACGACCGGGACCGCCCGCTCGACGCCGACCTGGTGGTGGTCGACGAGGCCTCCATGCTCGACCTGCTGCTGGCGAACAAGCTGGTCAAGGCGGTGGCACCGGGTGCCCATCTGCTCCTGGTCGGCGACGTGGACCAGCTGCCCTCGGTCGGCGCGGGCGAGGTCCTCGGCGATCTGCTGGCCCCGGGCAGCCCGGTCCCGGCCGTCCGGCTGACCCGGATCTTCCGCCAGGCCCAGCAGTCCGGCGTGGTCACCAACGCGCACCGGATCAACGAGGGCCTCCCGCCCGTCACGACCGGCCTGCCGGACTTCTTCCTGTTCGCCGAGGAGGAGACCGAGGACGCCGCCCGGGTGGCCGTGGAGGTCGCGTCCCGCAGGATTCCCGCCAAGTTCGGGCTCGACCCGCGCCGGGACGTCCAGGTCCTCGCGCCCATGCACCGGGGCCCCGCCGGGGCCGGCGCGCTCAACGGGCTGCTCCAACAGGCCATCACCCCGGCCCGCCCGGATCTGGCCGAGAAGCGCTTCGGCGGCCGGGTGTTCCGGGTCGGCGACAAGGTCACCCAGGTCCGCAACAACTACGAGAAGGGCGCCAACGGCGTCTTCAACGGCACGGTCGGCGTCGTGGCCTCCCTCGACCCGGTGGAGCAGCGGCTCGTGGTGCGCACGGACGAGGACGAGGAGGTGCCGTACGACTTCGACGAGCTGGACGAGCTCGCCCATGCCTACGCTGTGACCATCCACCGCTCCCAGGGCAGCGAGTACCCGGCGGTGGTGATCCCGGTCACCATGAGTGCCTGGACCATGCTCCAGCGGAATCTGCTCTACACGGCCGTCACCCGCGCCCGGAAGCTGGTGGTGCTGGTCGGCTCGCGCCGCGCGATCACGCAGGCGGTGCGTACGGTTTCGGCCGGACGGCGCTTTACCGCACTCGCACATCGGCTCACAGGGGGCAGTCTGGTGTGA
- a CDS encoding DUF937 domain-containing protein: MSDESFQDDVLSELGDDRLQEIAGLLGSDASEARRLAGDSVAELSGELRSAAAEPASADEVRAAVTEVSTAEPPLQGVAAFGGLVSGGLMAGVLAKLAKPAADAVAKKTGIPAPTVNRAVELLVPVVLAVLTRRAAAKKGGGLGDILGGGRK; the protein is encoded by the coding sequence ATGAGTGACGAATCATTCCAGGACGACGTCCTGAGCGAGCTCGGCGACGACCGGCTCCAGGAGATCGCCGGCCTGCTCGGCTCGGACGCCTCCGAGGCGCGCCGGCTCGCCGGCGACTCGGTGGCGGAGCTCTCCGGCGAGCTGCGCTCGGCCGCGGCGGAACCGGCCAGCGCGGACGAGGTCCGGGCCGCCGTCACCGAGGTCTCCACCGCCGAGCCGCCGCTCCAGGGCGTCGCCGCCTTCGGCGGCCTGGTGAGCGGCGGCCTGATGGCCGGCGTGCTCGCCAAGCTGGCCAAGCCCGCGGCCGACGCGGTCGCCAAGAAGACCGGCATCCCGGCCCCGACCGTCAACCGCGCGGTCGAACTCCTGGTGCCGGTGGTCCTGGCCGTGCTCACCAGGCGGGCGGCCGCCAAGAAGGGCGGCGGGCTCGGGGACATCCTGGGCGGCGGCCGGAAGTAG
- a CDS encoding sugar phosphate isomerase/epimerase family protein — protein sequence MNLDRLSVNQMTVKQLPLPELVAHCVRLGIPGVGLWREPVRAYGVEDAAALVRDAGLAVTTLCRGGFFTTDGWEEDNRAAIDEAAALGTDTLVLVSGGLPEGSRDLPGARARIADAIGALVPYARERGVRLAIEPLHPMFASDRCAVSTLDQALEIAERFPAAQVGVTVDTYHLWWDDRAPAAVARAGAAGRIHSFQLADWTTPLPAGVLHGRGQLGTGAIDLPGWAALVEKAGYTGPVEVELFNDVLWARDGAEVLEETLEAFLAV from the coding sequence ATGAACCTCGACCGCCTCTCCGTCAACCAGATGACGGTCAAGCAGCTCCCGCTGCCCGAGCTCGTCGCCCACTGCGTCCGGCTGGGCATCCCGGGCGTCGGGCTGTGGCGCGAGCCGGTCCGGGCGTACGGGGTCGAGGACGCCGCCGCCCTCGTGCGGGACGCGGGGCTCGCCGTCACCACCCTGTGCCGGGGCGGCTTCTTCACCACCGACGGCTGGGAGGAGGACAACCGCGCGGCGATCGACGAGGCGGCGGCGCTCGGCACCGACACCCTCGTCCTCGTCTCGGGCGGCCTCCCCGAGGGCAGCCGCGACCTGCCCGGCGCCCGCGCGCGCATCGCCGACGCGATCGGTGCCCTCGTCCCGTACGCCAGGGAGCGGGGCGTGCGCCTGGCCATCGAGCCGCTGCACCCGATGTTCGCCTCCGACCGCTGCGCCGTCTCCACCCTGGACCAGGCCCTGGAGATCGCCGAGCGCTTCCCCGCCGCGCAGGTGGGCGTCACCGTCGACACCTACCACCTGTGGTGGGACGACCGCGCCCCGGCGGCCGTGGCCCGCGCGGGAGCGGCCGGCCGCATCCACTCCTTCCAGCTCGCCGACTGGACCACCCCGCTGCCGGCCGGAGTGCTGCACGGACGGGGGCAGTTGGGCACGGGCGCGATCGACCTGCCCGGCTGGGCGGCCCTCGTCGAGAAGGCCGGGTACACCGGACCGGTGGAGGTCGAGCTCTTCAACGACGTGCTGTGGGCGAGGGACGGGGCGGAGGTCCTGGAGGAGACCCTGGAGGCGTTCCTGGCGGTGTGA
- a CDS encoding dihydrodipicolinate synthase family protein translates to MSPAPIRLPQVGGGVREYRPRAEPACPGTTGGPLVSRTVLSAAHVVADPYADTTPDSPAAVDWDATLAFRRHLWAHGLGVAEAMDTAQRGMGLDWAGAAELIRRSAAEARAVGGRIACGVGTDQLTGPAGLPAVLAAYEEQLALVEDAGAQAVLMASRALASAARSAEDYLDVYGRLLRQAREPVILHWLGPMFDPALDAYWGSADLDTATETFLAVIAAHPDKVDGIKVSLLDARREVELRRRLPRGVRCYTGDDFHYPELIAGDAHGFSHALLGVFDPLGPLAAEAVRILDTGDTEGFRALLDPTVALSRHLFQAPTRFYKTGVVLLAWLAGHQDHFAMVGGLQSARSLPHLARAYELADGLGLFPDPELAAARMRSLLTVYGVPR, encoded by the coding sequence GTGAGCCCGGCCCCGATCCGGCTGCCCCAGGTGGGCGGCGGCGTACGGGAGTACCGGCCGCGCGCCGAGCCCGCGTGCCCCGGCACCACCGGCGGCCCCCTGGTCTCCCGTACCGTCCTCTCCGCCGCCCACGTCGTCGCCGACCCGTACGCCGACACCACCCCCGACTCCCCCGCCGCCGTCGACTGGGACGCCACCCTCGCCTTCCGCCGCCACCTGTGGGCGCACGGCCTCGGCGTAGCCGAGGCGATGGACACCGCCCAGCGCGGCATGGGCCTCGACTGGGCGGGCGCGGCCGAGCTGATCCGCCGCTCCGCCGCCGAGGCCAGGGCCGTCGGCGGCCGCATCGCCTGCGGCGTCGGCACCGACCAGCTCACCGGTCCCGCCGGCCTCCCGGCGGTCCTCGCGGCGTACGAGGAACAGCTCGCCCTGGTCGAGGACGCCGGCGCGCAGGCCGTCCTCATGGCCTCGCGCGCCCTCGCCTCGGCCGCCCGGTCCGCCGAGGACTACCTGGACGTGTACGGGCGGCTGCTGCGGCAGGCGCGCGAGCCGGTGATCCTGCACTGGCTCGGCCCCATGTTCGACCCCGCCCTCGACGCCTACTGGGGCTCCGCCGACCTCGACACCGCCACCGAGACCTTCCTGGCGGTCATCGCCGCCCACCCCGACAAGGTCGACGGCATCAAGGTCTCCCTCCTCGACGCCCGCCGCGAGGTCGAGCTGCGCCGCCGCCTGCCGCGGGGCGTCCGCTGCTACACCGGGGACGACTTCCACTACCCCGAGCTGATCGCGGGCGACGCGCACGGCTTCAGCCACGCCCTGCTCGGCGTCTTCGACCCGCTCGGCCCGCTGGCCGCCGAGGCGGTCCGGATCCTCGACACCGGGGACACCGAGGGCTTCCGCGCCCTCCTCGACCCCACGGTCGCGCTCTCCCGCCACCTCTTCCAGGCCCCGACCCGCTTCTACAAGACGGGCGTCGTCCTCCTCGCCTGGCTGGCCGGGCACCAGGACCACTTCGCGATGGTCGGCGGTCTCCAGTCGGCGCGCTCCCTGCCGCACCTCGCCCGCGCCTACGAACTCGCCGACGGCCTCGGGCTGTTCCCCGACCCGGAGCTCGCCGCCGCCCGGATGCGCTCCCTGCTCACCGTGTACGGAGTCCCCCGATGA
- a CDS encoding Gfo/Idh/MocA family protein codes for MTRRTVRIAMNGVTGRMGYRQHLVRSILALREQGGLDLGDGETLWPEPVLVGRREPALRALAERHGLAEWSTDLDAVLADPTVDVYFDAQVTSARVEALKKAIAAGKHVYTEKPTATGLDGALELARLARDAGIRHGVVQDKLFLPGLRKLKRLVDGGFFGEILSVRGEFGYWVFEGDWQEAQRPSWNYRAEDGGGIVVDMFPHWEYVLHELFGRVTTVTAHVATHVPRRWDERGKPYEATADDAAYGIFQLESGAVAQINSSWAVRVHRDELVEFQVDGTHGSAVAGLRGCRVQHRSGTPKPVWNPDLPLGAGDSFRSQWNEVPDNAEFDNGFKAQWELFLRHVALGEPYHWDLLAGARGVQLAELGLRSAAEGRRLDVPEVTL; via the coding sequence GTGACACGCAGAACGGTCCGCATCGCCATGAACGGCGTCACCGGACGCATGGGCTACCGCCAGCACCTCGTCCGCTCGATCCTCGCCCTGCGCGAGCAGGGCGGACTCGACCTCGGCGACGGCGAGACCCTGTGGCCCGAGCCGGTCCTCGTCGGCCGCCGCGAGCCCGCCCTGCGCGCCCTCGCCGAGCGGCACGGCCTCGCCGAGTGGTCCACCGACCTCGACGCGGTCCTCGCCGACCCCACCGTCGACGTCTACTTCGACGCCCAGGTCACCTCCGCCCGCGTCGAGGCCCTCAAGAAGGCCATCGCCGCCGGCAAGCACGTCTACACAGAGAAGCCCACCGCCACCGGCCTCGACGGCGCGCTGGAACTCGCCCGCCTCGCCCGCGACGCCGGCATCCGCCACGGCGTCGTCCAGGACAAGCTGTTCCTCCCCGGGCTGCGCAAGCTGAAGCGCCTCGTCGACGGCGGCTTCTTCGGCGAGATCCTCTCCGTGCGGGGCGAGTTCGGCTACTGGGTCTTCGAGGGCGACTGGCAGGAGGCCCAGCGACCCAGCTGGAACTACCGCGCCGAGGACGGCGGCGGCATCGTCGTCGACATGTTCCCGCACTGGGAGTACGTGCTCCACGAGCTCTTCGGCCGGGTCACCACCGTCACCGCCCACGTCGCCACCCACGTCCCGCGCCGCTGGGACGAGCGGGGCAAGCCGTACGAGGCCACCGCCGACGACGCCGCGTACGGCATCTTCCAGCTGGAGAGCGGCGCCGTCGCCCAGATCAACTCCTCCTGGGCGGTCCGCGTCCACCGCGACGAACTCGTCGAGTTCCAGGTCGACGGCACCCACGGTTCCGCCGTCGCCGGACTGCGCGGCTGCCGCGTCCAGCACCGCTCGGGCACCCCCAAGCCGGTCTGGAACCCCGACCTCCCGCTCGGCGCGGGCGATTCCTTCCGCTCGCAGTGGAACGAAGTCCCCGACAACGCCGAGTTCGACAACGGCTTCAAGGCCCAGTGGGAGCTCTTCCTGCGCCACGTCGCCCTCGGCGAGCCCTACCACTGGGACCTGCTCGCGGGCGCCCGAGGCGTCCAGCTCGCCGAACTCGGCCTCCGCTCGGCCGCCGAGGGCCGCCGCCTCGACGTCCCGGAGGTGACCCTGTGA
- a CDS encoding LacI family DNA-binding transcriptional regulator, translating into MTVTLADVATRAGVSPATVSRVLNGNYPVAAATRERVLRAVGELDYVPNGPASSLAAATSDLVGILVNDIADPFFGIMAGAAQSAIGEGGPGRTGGGEKLAVVCNTGGSPERELTYLTLLQRQRAAAVILTGGSLEDPEHLAATAAKLARLADAGTRVVLCGRPPVPGDATAATLAFDNRAGARRLTEHLLALGHRRIGYVAGPADRTTTRHRLEGHRAALAAAGVPEGPAVHGRYDRPSGYEATGELLRLDPGLTAVVAANDTVALGVCAALRDRGLSIPGDVSVAGFDDLPFSIDAVPALTTVRLPLHEAGLRAGRLALGAEEPPPGGLATIPAELVVRGSTGTPRT; encoded by the coding sequence ATGACCGTCACCCTGGCGGACGTGGCCACCCGCGCGGGGGTCTCCCCGGCGACCGTCTCGCGCGTCCTCAACGGCAACTACCCGGTCGCCGCCGCCACCCGGGAACGGGTGCTGCGCGCGGTCGGCGAGCTGGACTACGTCCCCAACGGCCCCGCGAGCTCGCTCGCCGCCGCCACGTCCGACCTGGTGGGGATCCTGGTCAACGACATCGCCGACCCCTTCTTCGGGATCATGGCGGGGGCCGCGCAGAGCGCGATCGGCGAAGGCGGACCGGGCCGTACCGGGGGCGGCGAGAAGCTCGCCGTCGTCTGCAACACCGGCGGCTCCCCCGAGCGCGAACTCACCTACCTCACCCTGCTCCAGCGGCAGCGGGCCGCCGCCGTGATCCTCACCGGCGGCTCCCTGGAGGACCCGGAGCACCTCGCGGCGACCGCGGCCAAGCTGGCGCGGCTCGCCGACGCGGGCACCCGGGTGGTGCTGTGCGGGCGGCCCCCGGTCCCCGGTGACGCGACGGCGGCCACGCTCGCCTTCGACAACCGGGCGGGCGCGCGCCGCCTCACCGAGCACCTGCTGGCCCTCGGCCACCGGCGGATCGGCTACGTGGCGGGGCCGGCCGACCGCACGACGACCCGGCACCGCCTGGAGGGCCACCGCGCGGCGCTCGCCGCCGCGGGGGTGCCCGAGGGCCCCGCCGTGCACGGCCGCTACGACCGCCCGTCCGGCTACGAGGCGACCGGCGAACTCCTGCGCCTCGATCCGGGGTTGACCGCCGTCGTCGCCGCCAACGACACGGTCGCCCTGGGCGTCTGCGCGGCCCTGCGGGACCGGGGCCTGAGCATCCCGGGCGACGTCTCCGTCGCGGGCTTCGACGACCTGCCCTTCTCGATCGACGCGGTCCCCGCGCTCACGACCGTACGGCTCCCCCTGCACGAGGCGGGCCTCCGCGCGGGCCGCCTGGCCCTCGGCGCGGAGGAGCCCCCGCCGGGCGGCCTGGCGACGATCCCGGCGGAGCTGGTGGTGCGGGGGTCGACGGGGACGCCGCGGACATGA